GGCGCAGCACCTCACGTACGGTGGGGTTGCCGTCCAGCTTGTTGCGCAGCACCACGATGTTGATGAAGAAGCCGATCAGCCCGTCGAGTTCGGGTTCGGTGCGCCCGGCGACCGGGGTGCCCAGCGGGATGTCGGTGCCCTCACCGGCCTTGTGCAGGGCGACGGCGACGGCGGCCTGCAGCAGCATGAACTCCGTGATGCCGAGTTCGCGGGTCAGCTCGGCCAGTCTGGCCCGGGTGTCGGCGTCGATGGTGAACGTCAGCGCGTCACCCTCACCGTCAGGCACCGGCGGGCGCGGGAAGTCCGGGCGCAGCCCGTTCTCCTCGGGCAGTCCGGACAGCTGCTTCACCCAGTAATCCCGCTGGGCGGCAATACTTTCGGTGTCCCCGCCGAGCAGCTCGGCCTGCCAGGCGGCGTAGTCGGCGTACTGCACGGGCAGCGGCTCGAACTCCGGTGCCTGCCCGCGGCAGCGGGCCCGGTAGGCGGCCAGGATGTCGGTGAACAGCACCCCGGCCGACCAGTGGTCGGCGGCGATGTGGTGCACCACCAGGGACAGCACGTGGGTGTCCCCGGTACTGAGCACGGCGGCCCGGATCGGCCGGTCGTTCTCCAGGTCGAAGCAGTAGCGGCGTTCGGCGGTCAGCTCGGCCTGCAGCCACTCCTCGCCCACCCCACGGGCCCGGCGCACCGGGACGGCGGTCGCCGGGTGCACGATCTGATAGGGCGCGCCGTCGATCTCCCGGTAGGTGGTGCGCAGGATCTCGTGCCGGGCCACCACATCGGAGATGGCGGCGACGAACGCCTCCGGGTTGTTCGGGCCGCTCAGTCGGGCCGCGAACGGGATGTTGTTCACCGGGTTGGGTCCGTCGATGCGGAATTGGAACCACTGCCGCAGTTGGGCGGCCGACATCTGCAGCGGCCCGCCGCGTTCGACGGGCACCATGGCCGGGCGGTCCGAACGCCCGCCGGCTGCGGTGATCTCGTCGATGTGCGCGGCGATCCCGCTGACCGTACCCAGCTCGAAGATCTCCTGCACGCCGATGTCGACGCGGCAGCGTGAGCGCACCGCGGCCACCAGTTTGGTGGCCAGCAGCGAGTGCCCTCCGAGTTCGAAGAAGGAGTCGTCGGCACCGACCGTGTCGCGGCCGAGCAGGTCGCCGAACAGTTCGGCGATCACCCGTTCGGTGTCGGTGCCGGGTTCGCGGTATTCGGTGTCGACCGCGATCTCGGGTTCCGGTAGGGCGTTGCGGTCGATCTTGCCGTGCGCGGTGATCGGGATCTCGTCGATGGCCACGTAGGCGGCCGGGATCATGTAGTCGGGCAGGGCCGCGGCGACGCGGGCCCGGATCCGGTCGATCTCGACGATGCCGTTCTCACCGGCCGGGGTGATGTAGCCGACCAGGCTCTTGCCCAGCCCCGGCACATCGCTGACCACCACGACGGCCTGACCGACCGACGGGTCGACCGAGATCGCGGCGGCCACCTCGCCGAGTTCGATCCGGAAGCCCCGGATCTTCACCTGCTCGTCGGCGCGGCCGACGAATTCGATGTCCCCGTCCGCATTTCGGCGGGCCAGGTCGCCGGAGCGGTACATCCGACGCCCCGGGTTGAACGGATCGGCGACGAACCGCTCGGCGGTCAGGGCCGGCCGGTCGTGGTATCCGTGCGCGACGTGTGTTCCGCCGATGTAGATCTCGCCGATCACACCGACCGGCACCGGCTGCAGGTAGTCGTCGAGCAGGTGGATGCTGGTGTTGATCTTCGGGGTGCCGATCGGCACGATGCGCGAACCCTGCTTGCCCTCGACCTTGTAGCGGCTGCAGTTGAGCACCGTCTCGGTCGGCCCGTAGAAGTTGTGCAGCAGGGAGTCGAACATGGCGTGGAACTTGTCGGCGACCTCACCGGGCAGCGCCTCGCCGCCGATCGGGACGCGCTGCAGGGTGCGCCATTCGTCGACCCCGGGCAGCGACAGGAACAGGCCGAGCAGCGACGGGACGAAGTGCATCGAGGTGACGCCCTCGTTGCGCAGCAGGTCGGTCAGATAGCCGATGTCGGTGAGCCCGTCCGGTTTCGGGATGACCAACCGGGCCCCGGCGGCCAGCATGCCGAAGATCTCGCCGATCGAGACGTCGAAGCCCTGCGAGGCCACCTGCAGCAGTCGGTCGGAGTCGGAGACCTCGTACTCCGGCCCGAACCAGGCGAAGTACTCGGCGATCGGCCGGTGCGGCACCGGAACGCCCTTGGGCAGCCCGGTGGAACCGGAGGTGTAGATCAGATAGGCGGTGTTCTCCGGCAGCAGGGGGCGCAGCCGGTCGGCATCGGTGGGGTCGGTGCCGGGGTGCTCGTCCAGGTCGGTGGGCAGCGCGCGCAGCACGACCTCGGGGTCGGAGTCGGACAGGATGTAGGACAGCCGGTCCTCGGGGTAGGTCGGGTCGATGGGTAGGTACACCGCACCGGCCTTCACGATGCCCAGGGCGGTGATGACCAGTTCCGGAGATTTGTCCATCAGCACCGCGACCCGGTCCTCGGTGCCGATACCCTGTGCGATCAGCTTGTGCGCCAACCGGTTCGCGGTCTCATTGATCTCGCGGTAGCTGTAGTGGCGGCCCTCGTACACGACGGCGGTGACGTCGGGGGTCTCGGCGGCTTGGGCCTCGACCAGCGCGGTCAGCGTGGTGGCCGGGGTCTCGAACCGCTCGCCGTGCGAGACCGCGCGCAGCCACTCGGCGTCCTCGGCGGAGAGGATGTCCAGCCGGGCCAGCGGGCGCTCCGGATCGGCCAGCGCGTGCTCCAGCAGCACCTCAAACGATGTGAGCATCCGGGCGGCCAGATCGGCGTCGATGATCTCGGTGAGGTGTTCGGCTTCCACCACCGCGTCGACGCCGTCCCACTCCACCATGAAGCCCAGCGGCAGCTGGGTGACGTTGCCGCGCAGCTCGCCACGGGCACACGTCACACCCTCGGGCCGGAAGCCGCCGCCGTCGGGTTCGCGGAAGCCGAAACTCACCCGGGTCATCCGCTCGGCGCCGTGCCGACGGTCCGGGTTCAGTTCGCGCACCACCCGATCCAGGTTGATGCGTTGATGGGCGAAGGCGCCCAGCGCGGTGTCGCGGGTGGCCAGTACCGTCTCCCGGAAGCCGGCCGCGGCCTGCGGGCGCAGCCGCATCGCCACGGTGTTGCCGTAGTACCCGAGGGCGTCATCGGATCCGCGGTTGAGCACCGGACTGGCGACCAGGAAGTCGTCGGTGTGGGTGTAGCGGTTGATCAGCACACCGAATGCGGCCAGCAGCACCATGTACGGGGTGGCGCCGGTCTCCTGCGCCAGCGCCGACACCTTGGCCACCGTCTCCGGTCGCAGTGCCAGCGATGTCCGCTGGGATTTGAACGCGGTCGGGATGGCCGAGCCGGTCGGTCCCGGGAGTTCCAGCGGCTCGGGCGGATCGGTCATCACCGTGCGCCAGTGCGCCAGGTCTTCGTCGGTGGTGTCGGCGGGCAGCGCCGGGGGCCGCGGGGTGGGGCCGAGGTCGGTGCCGCCGTAGGCCCGGGTGAGGTCGTCGAAGAAGATCCGCCAGCAGCCGTCGTCCCAGGCGATGTGGTGCGCGACCAGCAACATCATGTGCTCGTCGGCGGCCAGCCGCACCAGGGTGATGCGCAGCGGCGAATCGGTGCTCAGGTCGAAGCTCCGCCCGAACTCGCGCTGCGCCAACACCTCCAGGCGGAGCCCACGGGCCCGCTCGGACATCTCCGAGAGGTCGTGGAAGGCCCAGGACGGGCGCAGGTCGTCGTGCACGACGGCCTGCGGCTCACCGTTCTCGTCGGCGGTGTAGGTGGTGCGCAGCAACGGGTGCCGGCGGCCCACCGCATCGAGCGCGGTCTGCAGGCGGTCGGCGTCCAGCGCACCGGTGAGCCGGTAGGACAGGCTGATGTTGAGCAGCACCCCGGTCGGGTCGAAGGCCTGCACGAACCACATCCGGCGCTGCCCGTCGGACAGTGCGTTCTCGTCGGCCTGTTCGGCGGCTGCCGCGGCCAGGCCGCGTTCGGCGAGCTTGCGGCGCATCAGTTCCAGGCGTGCCTCGGCCCCCGACCTGGCGCCGGCGGTCGTCGATGCGTCTACGGTGTCAGTCACGGAGGCGTGCCTTCTTCTCTGGTTGTTCCAGGAGCTCGATCACCTCGGCGACGGTCGCGCCGCCGAGGATGGTCGCCAGTGGCACATTGGCCCCGGCCGCCTTCTTGAGCTTCTTGCGTAGGTCGAGCGCCAACAGCGAGTCGACGCCCAGATCGAGCAGTGACGCGGACGGCTCCAGTGCCGTGTCCGCGGGGAGGTTGAGGACCGCGCCGAGGGCCACCCGCAGCACTCCCGCGGCGTCCAGCCCGTCCAGGGACGGCTCGGGTGCTGCCGCAGCCTCGTGCGCGGGGCCGCTGGGGGTGTTGCCCAGGAAGAGCTGCAGCCGCTCCGGGTCGGCGGTGAACACCAGCGGGTCGGCGGTGAAGTCGCGCAGGCAGGCGTCCACGGCGCGCTCCGGCGCCATGGCCCGCAGCCCGGACCGTTCGACCCGGGCCACCTCGTCGGCGTCGATGATGCCGGTCTGCCCGGGCAGGCCCGGCCACAGCCCCCACCGCACCGAGGTGCACCGTCGGCCGTCGGAGCGCAGCTGGACCGCCATGGTGTCCAGCAGCCGGTTGGCGGCCGCGTAGGCGGTGTGCCCGCTGCCGCCCCAGAGCCCGGATACCGAGGAGCACAGCACGATGCGTGCGTCCTCGCGCAGCGGCCAGTGCCGGGTGACGGTGGCCAGCCCCGCCACCTTGGCCGCGACGGTGTCGGTGAAGGTCCGCCCGGTCAGTTCTCGGTGCCCGACGATGGCGGCGGTACCCGCGGCGTGGATGACCAATGAGGCTCCGCGTCCGCCGAACTCGGCGGCGGCCGCCGTCACCGCCGCCGGATCGGTGATATCGCAGGGCGGGGCCAGCACCTCCACACCGGACACCTCACGCTGCGGATCGGCACCGGACCGGCCGAGCAGCACGATCCGGCGGGCCCCGCGCGCGGCGAGCTGGTGCACGAAGTGGGTGCCCACCGCTCCGCTCCCGCCGGTGATCACCACCTCGTCGAGAACCGTTGATGACCAAGCGGGTTGGGGCAGCCGGTCGTCGACAGTGGTGCGGCCATAGAGCGCCGGTCCGGATTCGGTGTGCCGCAGCGCGAGTTCACCGGCCGGGCCGCGCAGCGCGTCGGCGGTCTGCGCCGCGGCCGCCGCCCCGAGGTCCCAGGACGGCAGATCCAGGTGCCCGAAGGCCTGGTCGGGGTGCTCCAACCCGATGCTGCGGTGCATGGCCGCCAGCGCCGCCTGGGCGGGCAGCGGTCCGGGTTCGCCGGGGCGCACCTGTTCGCCGCCGACGGTGATGAGCCAGACGTCGCGGCACAGCGGGCCGATGGCGTCGGGGTAGTCCAGCAGGCCGGTCTCGATGCGCGCGGCGAGCTCGTGGGCCGCGGTGACCGCATCGAGATGGTCGAGGACCGGCGCCAGCACCACGAGCAGGTCCGCGTCATCCGGGCCGGTGAGGTTCAGGTGCGCGCCCAGGGGCCCGGCGATCCGGTCGCCCTCGCCGAGATCGATCACCGCGGCGCGACGGGGCCCGCCCCGCCCGGGGGTCACCGGCTCCCAGCGTTCGGTCATCACCTTCAGCCCCGGCACCGGTGGCAGGGGTTCGGCCGCGGCCCAGTGGTGCTGGGCACGCATCGGCGCGAACGGGAAGTCGGACAACAGGTTCGAGTCGGCGCCGAGCGTGTCGGTCCGTCCGAAGCCGGGGTCGGCGACGGCCACGGCGGCCAGGTTGGCGCTCAGCCGCTCCACGATCGGCTCGTCGCGGCGGCCCGAGCCCACCATCAGTGGCGGATCGGGCATGTCGTCGAGCACATCGGCCATGGCGTAGAGCAGCGCCGGATGCGCGGAGAGTTCGACGAAGGCGTCCGCTCCGGCGGCGGTGGCGGCGCGCACGGCGTCGCCGAAGCGGACGGTGCTGCGCAGGTTGGTGTACCAGTAGTCGGCGAAGTCGGTGCCCGCCGGCACCGGCTGCGCGGTGGCCGACCCGATGAACACGATGTCCGCCGCACCGAAGACACCTGGGGGAAGCAACGATTCGAGTTCGGCGCGCTTGGAGTCCAGCTTGGTGGTGTGGGCCGGGAACCACATCTCGATTTCTTTGGCGAACCGGCCGGCCTCGTTGGTCCGGCGCACCAGTGTCGCGATGGCATCGGTGTCGCCGGAGACGGCGACCGAGGACGTCGAGTTCACCACCGAGAGTTCCGCCCAGCCGGGTGTTTCGGCGATCGCCCGCTCGGCCTGGGCGGGATCGATTCCGAGTACCGCCACCCGGTACGGACCGGTCAGCCCGTCCAGCAGGGTGGCCCGCGCGGCCACCACCCCGACGGCCTCCTGCAGCGTGATGGCGCCGGCGATGTGGGCGGCACCGATCTCACCGAGACTGTGTCCCACGGTGATATCCGGGGTCACACCGCAGGACTGCCACACCCGGGCCAGGGCCACCCCGTGCACGAACTGCGCACCCTGGATCTGGAGCTGGGAGAAGTCATTGGTCTGCGCGCCGGGTTCGGCCAGCAGATAGGACAGCGGGCACGGGTGTCCGGCGGCGGCGAACACCGCGGCGCACCGGTCTGCCTCCGCGCGGTACACCGGTAGCCGGTCGTAGGCCTGGACCCCCATGGCCGGCCACTGGCTGCCCTGTCCGGGGAAGACGAACGCGACACGCAGCGCACCCGTGCGATCCGAGCGGGTGACCAGCGGGTGGTCCTCCCCCGCGTTCAGGGCCTGCAGCGCGGCACAGAGTTCGGTGATGTCGGCGGCGCGGATCACCGCCCGGTACTTACGGACCCGCCGGGTGCGCGTCAGCGTCGCGGCCACCCGGGCCACGTCGGGGGCACCGCACAGCTGCGGCCGGCGCCGCAGGTAGCTGCGGATCGCACCGGCGTCCTGGCCGATGAGGTCCTCGGCGTGGGCGCTGAGCAGCACCGGGATCCGTCCGTCGGGCATCGGGGCGGTGGCCATCAGGCGGCATCCTGGGCGCTGTCGGGGACCGACACCACGGCGTGGGTGTTGGTGCCGCTCATCCCGAAGGCGGAGACCGCGGCGATGCGCTGCCCGTCGATCGCCGGCCAGGCGGTGAGCGTGGTGGCCAGACGCAACCCCTGCGCATCCCAGTCGATCTCACGGCTCGCCGCGTCGATGTGCAGGCTGGCGGGCACCGCGCCGCGGTGGGCGGCGATGATCACCTTGGCCAGACCGAGCGCGCCGGCGGCGGCCTGGGCGTGTCCCACATTGGATTTCACCGAACCCAGCAGCGCGCCGGTGCCGGGCGCGGTGGCGCCGTAGGTCTGGGCCAGCGCCCGTAGTTCGGTGCGGTCCCCGAGCCGGGTCGCGGTGCCGTGCCCCTCGATCATGCCGACCTGCTCGGGCCGGACACCGGCACGCTCGATGGCCCGGGCGAACAACCGCTGCTGGGCGGCGCCGCTGGGTGCGGTCAGCCCGATGGTGCGGCCGTCGGAGTTGACGGCGGTGGCCCGCAACTCGGCCAGTACCCGTCGGCCGTTGCGGATCGCCGCCGAGCGGCGTTGCAGCAGGAACATGGCGGCGCCCTCGGCCCACACGGTGCCGCTGGCGGCGGCGCTGTAGGGCCGGCAGTGCCCGTCGTCGGACAGCGCATGCTGTTTGGAGAACTCGACGAAGTAACCCGGGGTGCCCATCACGCAGACCCCGCCGGTCAGCGCCATGTCGCAGTCACCGTTGCGGATCGCCCCGGCCGCGGTGTGCAGCGCGGCCAGCGCCGACGAGCAGGAGGTGTCCACAGTGAGTGCCGGGCCGGCCAGGTCCAGCATGTACGCGATGCGCCCGGAGATCACGCCGAGTGATGTTCCGGTGATGAGATGCCCACTGTGCGTGGAATATTCGGACAGTTCCGGCCCGTACTCCAGCGCCGAGGCGCCGATGTAGCAGCCCACGTCATGGCCGGCGACCTCGTCGGGGTTGATCCCGCTGTTCTCCAGCGTGCGCCAGGCCAGTCGCAGCGCCACCCGCTGTTGCGGGTCCATCGCGTCGGCCTCCCGTGGCGAGATACCGAAGAACGACGGATCGAAACATGCTGCGTCGGAGAGAAACCCGCCCAGATCGTGGATCTGCTTGAAACCGTCGCGCCGCGACCCCTCCAGCAGGTCGGTGACCGCCCAGCCGCGGTCGGCGGGGAACGGACCGAGGGCCTCGCGCTGCCCGGACAGCAGATCCCAGAAGGAATCGGCGGAGTCGACGCCGCCCGGCGCCTCCAGCGCCATGCCGACGATCACCACCGGATCGTCGGTGCGCCCGTCCTCGACGTGCCCGTTCTCAGAGCGCATGGACCAACTCCGCCACGTCCGCGGTGTGGTCGTTGATGTAGAAGTGTCCGCCCTCGAACATCGACACGGTGAAGGCGCCGCTGGTGTGGGTTTCCCAGCGCCGCAACATGTTCTCGCTGACCCGGTGGTCGGTGTCCCCGCCCAGGGTGTGGATGTCGGCGGCGATGCGGACATCGTCGTCGCACCCGTAGCGGTTGAAGGCGGCGTAGTCGGCCCGCACCGCCATCAGCAGCAGTTCCACGAAGTCCTCGTCGGCCAGCAGTTGCGGGTCGGTGCCACCGAGATCCACCATCTCGGCGATGATCTCGCTCTCCGCCATCGGCAGGGCGGGTGCCGCCGCCACCGTCGACGGTGCCTCACTGGCCGACACCCACAACGAGCTGACCTCGATGCCCTTGCTCTCGGCGACCCGGGCGAACTCGAAGGCCACCACCGCACCCATGCAGTGCCCGAACAGCCGCAGCGGCCCCAGCGCGGCCCAGTCACCGGCGTCGAACAGGTCCGCCGCGAGCTCGCCGACGGTGTCGGGCGCCGGGTGGGTCAGCCGGTCCCCGCGCTGCGGGTACTGCATGACGTAGGCGTCCGAGCCTGCCGCGGCCAGCGCGGTGCCCAGCCCCCGGTAGGCCAGTGCCGCCCCGCCGGCGTGCGGGAACACCAGCGTCGCCGGGGCGTCCGGTGCCCCACCCGGGTACCGCTTGACCCACGGTTTGAACGTCGCGTCGGCGCTCACGTGCGGCCCGCGGTGTCGAGTTCGGAGGTCCCGTGCAGTTCGGAAACGACATCTTCGTCGTCCATCGCGGCGACCTCCAGGTACAGCTCGGCCACCAATTCCAGGCGCTGACCGTCGGATTCGCGCTCGATGAGGCGCCGGGCGATCGCGGCGACGGTGCGGGTGGCGAATACGTCGGGCACCATGATGGTGGGGGTGTCCAGCCAGTCCCGCACGTGGGCGACGAGCTGGGTCGCCATCACCGAGTCACCGCCGAGGCCGAAGAAGTCGTCGTCGACGCCGATGGGGTCCCCGCGGCCGAGCAGGTCCGACATGATCCGCGCGAGCGCGGTCTCCAGCGCGGTGGACGGCGCCCGGTAGCCGCGTTCGGCGGGCAGTCCGGCTTGTGACAGGCGCAGCGCCACGGCCACCCGGTCGATCTTGCCGCCGCCCGCGTTGTACGGGATCTTGTCGGTGGCCTCGATGATCTGCGGGATCATGTGCGCGGGCACCAGGTCCGCGAGGCCGGCCGCCACCGCGTCGGTGTCCACGTTCGGATCGTCGATGCGCACCAGCGCGCCGAGCACATCCTTGCCGCCCTCGACGGGGATCACCGCGGCGACCGCCGCGCCCACCCCGGGTAGCCGGTTCAGGGCGGCCTCGACCTCGCCGAGCTCGATGCGGTAGCCGCTGAGCTTGACCCGCTGATCGGTGCGCCCGATGAACTCCAGGGTGCCGTCGGGCCGGTACCGGGCCAGATCCCCGGTGCGGTACCAGGTGCGTCCGGCGTGTTCGACGAACTTCTCGGCGGTCAGGTCGGGGCGGCCGCGGTAGCCGCGGGCGATGCCGCGGCCGCTGAACCACAGTTCGCCGGGCACCCAGTCCGGGCAGTCCTCACCGGACGGGCTGACCACCCGGCAGGCGTTGTTCGGGAACGGCACACCGTAGGGCACCGAGGCTGCGGCGGGAACCTCGTCGTCGGGGCCGATCTCGAAGATGGTGCCGTGGATGGCCGTCTCGGTCGCCCCGCCCAGGCCGGCGAACCGCATCTGCGGCGCGCGGGCGCGCAGGGCCCGGACCATGTCGGGGCGCACCCAGTCGCCACCGGCCAGCACCACCCGCAGCGAGCTGATGTCGCCGGGCACCTCGGTGAGCATCTGCAGCCAGCCGGGCAGGAAGTTGACCACCGAGACCCGGTGCTCGGCGATGAGCCGGGCCCAGGCGTCCGGGTCGCGGCGCGCGTCCTCGTCCACCATGACGATGGCGCCACCGGCGCGCAGGGTGCCGAACACATCCGGCACCGACATGTCCGATTCCAGGTGCGACAGCGCCAGCGCCCGGTCGCTCGCACCGATCTCGAAGTGCCGGTACAGGAACTCCAGCGTGTTGAGCACGGCGTCGTGGGTCAGCTCCACACCCTTGGGTTCGCCGGTGGACCCGGAGGTGAACAGCACGTAGGCCAGATCGTCGGGTGCGACCGTGACGGGCGTGAAAGTGGTTGCGCTGGTGTCGATGTCGCGGATGCGCAGGGAGGGCACAGCGGCCTCGGCGAGCACTTCCGGGGTGTCGGCACCGCAGATCAGGGCGAACGTCACGCCACCGGTGGCCAGCATGCGGCGAGCGCGGTCGGCCGGCTGGTCCACGCCGATCGGCAGATACGCCGCGCCGGCGGTGAGGATGCCCAACAGCGCGGGGATCTGCTCGGCGCCCTTGGGTCCCAGCACCGCCACCACGTCCCCGGAGCCGACGCCGGCGTTCTGCAGGGCGGCGGCGACGGCCAGCACCCGGCCCTCGAGCTCGCCGTAACGCAGCGTGCCGGTGGAGGCGATCAGCGCGGTGGCCTCGGGGTGGGCCGCGGCATTGCGGAAGAACCCGTCGACCAGGTTGTCACCGCTCGGCGGTGCGCTGGTGCCGTTGACGGTGTCCCGGACGGCGCGCGAGGACTCGGCCGGCGCGGGCGGATCCGGCTGGTCCCAGGCCGCGTCGTCGGCGGCCAGGCGGGCCAGTTCGGCGACCTCGTAGGCGAACATCGCCTCGGGGACCCCGGGCGGGAAGGCTTCGACCCGGACATCCCAGTTGATCATCAGACCGTCGACCAGCGGGGTGGCCTGGGCGTCGATGAGCACCTGCGGGCCCTGGGAGATGGTCCACACCGGCTCGCCGAACTGGTCGGTGACGTCACCGGCGAACAGGTCGCCCAGGCCCAGTGCACTGGTGTAGACGATGGTCGCCAGCGTCTGGGTGCCGCGGTGACGGCTCATATCGCGCAGCACGTCGAGCCCGGACACCGACGAGTGCGCGGCGGTGGCGTGCAGGGTCTCCTGCACCGCGCGGGCCCGGGCCGCCGGGGTGCCGGTCCCGGCCAGGTCGATGTCGAGCATCAGCGAGGAGGTGAAGCAACCCACCAGCTTGTCGACATCCGGGTGATAGGGCTCGCGGCCGAACATCGGCAGGTTGAGCAGGAAGCGCGAACTCGTGGACCAACGGGCCAGCGCATTGGCGTAGGCGGCGGCGACCGCCATCGCCGGGGTGATGCCGCGCTTGTGCGCGTTGGCGTACAGCGCATCGCGGGTCGGTACGTCGAAGATGTGCCACAACCTGATGTTGCGCAACGGATTTGCCTGATCGTCGCGCGGAACCAGCGGCAGCGCAGGGGGTTCCGGAAGATCGGGTACCCGCTCGGCCCACCACTGCACGTCCTCCTGCGACGGCGCCGCGGTGGACGCGGTCAGCCGGGCCCGGTACTCGCGGTAGGTGTACCCGAGTTCGGGAAGTTCCGCACCGCGGTAGAGGGCGGC
This region of Mycolicibacterium diernhoferi genomic DNA includes:
- a CDS encoding polyketide synthase, yielding MRSENGHVEDGRTDDPVVIVGMALEAPGGVDSADSFWDLLSGQREALGPFPADRGWAVTDLLEGSRRDGFKQIHDLGGFLSDAACFDPSFFGISPREADAMDPQQRVALRLAWRTLENSGINPDEVAGHDVGCYIGASALEYGPELSEYSTHSGHLITGTSLGVISGRIAYMLDLAGPALTVDTSCSSALAALHTAAGAIRNGDCDMALTGGVCVMGTPGYFVEFSKQHALSDDGHCRPYSAAASGTVWAEGAAMFLLQRRSAAIRNGRRVLAELRATAVNSDGRTIGLTAPSGAAQQRLFARAIERAGVRPEQVGMIEGHGTATRLGDRTELRALAQTYGATAPGTGALLGSVKSNVGHAQAAAGALGLAKVIIAAHRGAVPASLHIDAASREIDWDAQGLRLATTLTAWPAIDGQRIAAVSAFGMSGTNTHAVVSVPDSAQDAA
- the mbtD gene encoding mycobactin polyketide synthase MbtD is translated as MATAPMPDGRIPVLLSAHAEDLIGQDAGAIRSYLRRRPQLCGAPDVARVAATLTRTRRVRKYRAVIRAADITELCAALQALNAGEDHPLVTRSDRTGALRVAFVFPGQGSQWPAMGVQAYDRLPVYRAEADRCAAVFAAAGHPCPLSYLLAEPGAQTNDFSQLQIQGAQFVHGVALARVWQSCGVTPDITVGHSLGEIGAAHIAGAITLQEAVGVVAARATLLDGLTGPYRVAVLGIDPAQAERAIAETPGWAELSVVNSTSSVAVSGDTDAIATLVRRTNEAGRFAKEIEMWFPAHTTKLDSKRAELESLLPPGVFGAADIVFIGSATAQPVPAGTDFADYWYTNLRSTVRFGDAVRAATAAGADAFVELSAHPALLYAMADVLDDMPDPPLMVGSGRRDEPIVERLSANLAAVAVADPGFGRTDTLGADSNLLSDFPFAPMRAQHHWAAAEPLPPVPGLKVMTERWEPVTPGRGGPRRAAVIDLGEGDRIAGPLGAHLNLTGPDDADLLVVLAPVLDHLDAVTAAHELAARIETGLLDYPDAIGPLCRDVWLITVGGEQVRPGEPGPLPAQAALAAMHRSIGLEHPDQAFGHLDLPSWDLGAAAAAQTADALRGPAGELALRHTESGPALYGRTTVDDRLPQPAWSSTVLDEVVITGGSGAVGTHFVHQLAARGARRIVLLGRSGADPQREVSGVEVLAPPCDITDPAAVTAAAAEFGGRGASLVIHAAGTAAIVGHRELTGRTFTDTVAAKVAGLATVTRHWPLREDARIVLCSSVSGLWGGSGHTAYAAANRLLDTMAVQLRSDGRRCTSVRWGLWPGLPGQTGIIDADEVARVERSGLRAMAPERAVDACLRDFTADPLVFTADPERLQLFLGNTPSGPAHEAAAAPEPSLDGLDAAGVLRVALGAVLNLPADTALEPSASLLDLGVDSLLALDLRKKLKKAAGANVPLATILGGATVAEVIELLEQPEKKARLRD
- a CDS encoding amino acid adenylation domain-containing protein — encoded protein: MTDTVDASTTAGARSGAEARLELMRRKLAERGLAAAAAEQADENALSDGQRRMWFVQAFDPTGVLLNISLSYRLTGALDADRLQTALDAVGRRHPLLRTTYTADENGEPQAVVHDDLRPSWAFHDLSEMSERARGLRLEVLAQREFGRSFDLSTDSPLRITLVRLAADEHMMLLVAHHIAWDDGCWRIFFDDLTRAYGGTDLGPTPRPPALPADTTDEDLAHWRTVMTDPPEPLELPGPTGSAIPTAFKSQRTSLALRPETVAKVSALAQETGATPYMVLLAAFGVLINRYTHTDDFLVASPVLNRGSDDALGYYGNTVAMRLRPQAAAGFRETVLATRDTALGAFAHQRINLDRVVRELNPDRRHGAERMTRVSFGFREPDGGGFRPEGVTCARGELRGNVTQLPLGFMVEWDGVDAVVEAEHLTEIIDADLAARMLTSFEVLLEHALADPERPLARLDILSAEDAEWLRAVSHGERFETPATTLTALVEAQAAETPDVTAVVYEGRHYSYREINETANRLAHKLIAQGIGTEDRVAVLMDKSPELVITALGIVKAGAVYLPIDPTYPEDRLSYILSDSDPEVVLRALPTDLDEHPGTDPTDADRLRPLLPENTAYLIYTSGSTGLPKGVPVPHRPIAEYFAWFGPEYEVSDSDRLLQVASQGFDVSIGEIFGMLAAGARLVIPKPDGLTDIGYLTDLLRNEGVTSMHFVPSLLGLFLSLPGVDEWRTLQRVPIGGEALPGEVADKFHAMFDSLLHNFYGPTETVLNCSRYKVEGKQGSRIVPIGTPKINTSIHLLDDYLQPVPVGVIGEIYIGGTHVAHGYHDRPALTAERFVADPFNPGRRMYRSGDLARRNADGDIEFVGRADEQVKIRGFRIELGEVAAAISVDPSVGQAVVVVSDVPGLGKSLVGYITPAGENGIVEIDRIRARVAAALPDYMIPAAYVAIDEIPITAHGKIDRNALPEPEIAVDTEYREPGTDTERVIAELFGDLLGRDTVGADDSFFELGGHSLLATKLVAAVRSRCRVDIGVQEIFELGTVSGIAAHIDEITAAGGRSDRPAMVPVERGGPLQMSAAQLRQWFQFRIDGPNPVNNIPFAARLSGPNNPEAFVAAISDVVARHEILRTTYREIDGAPYQIVHPATAVPVRRARGVGEEWLQAELTAERRYCFDLENDRPIRAAVLSTGDTHVLSLVVHHIAADHWSAGVLFTDILAAYRARCRGQAPEFEPLPVQYADYAAWQAELLGGDTESIAAQRDYWVKQLSGLPEENGLRPDFPRPPVPDGEGDALTFTIDADTRARLAELTRELGITEFMLLQAAVAVALHKAGEGTDIPLGTPVAGRTEPELDGLIGFFINIVVLRNKLDGNPTVREVLRRAREMALGAYAHQDLPFDRVVDAVSPVRSLSRNPLFGVVVHVREELPADQVIDTGAVPGGQERSDSGDGHGETRFTALEPTFDVAHADLSLNFFAETAPDGAPAGYQGTVIYRTELYKQETARRLITWLDRVVRAFAGDPDATLRDITIADGDEGARIVSQWSTAAAPLPGLPQTAGADRVYLLDEWLAPVAVGVTGDVYYAGGAIDESFETASPAAAYRYPQNPFGRSARLYRTGDRARWNPDGTLDYTERGEPEVAAALEAVPGVAAAITRYWETRSGAVLGGYLVPVEPVADEAAFIDAVREALPETHAALPISVLSTLDGAVLPRPVIVSTGPSEPAGTDTERALAAMLTDLLSVPEFGRHDDFFTLGGDSILAVQLAARARDAGLPLTARMVFEHPALAELAAALDAKSGQVQAADTRHEPMAASGLSPDELAALTAGWGADQR
- a CDS encoding thioesterase II family protein, which produces MSADATFKPWVKRYPGGAPDAPATLVFPHAGGAALAYRGLGTALAAAGSDAYVMQYPQRGDRLTHPAPDTVGELAADLFDAGDWAALGPLRLFGHCMGAVVAFEFARVAESKGIEVSSLWVSASEAPSTVAAAPALPMAESEIIAEMVDLGGTDPQLLADEDFVELLLMAVRADYAAFNRYGCDDDVRIAADIHTLGGDTDHRVSENMLRRWETHTSGAFTVSMFEGGHFYINDHTADVAELVHAL